In Quercus lobata isolate SW786 chromosome 12, ValleyOak3.0 Primary Assembly, whole genome shotgun sequence, a genomic segment contains:
- the LOC115970273 gene encoding uncharacterized protein LOC115970273, whose protein sequence is MDAMSYALRKAAQSPFSSEIEQAEMPDRFARPPFNCYDGKTDPVEHVSHYIQMMSLHTHNDALMCKPVDALLSMKMRAGETLRSYASRYWELYNEIGRDNERVVASTFRMGLLEDSGLRESLTKKLPEGMRQLMKRIEEYKRLEDDRLQSKGKAPMMTRPRQVGFPFRPCGGPAIQEPTT, encoded by the exons atggacgccatgagcTACGCTCTGCGGAAAGCAGCTCAGTCCCCATTTTCGAGTGAAATTGAGCAAGCCGAAATGCCGGACAGGTTTGCCCGCCCACCGTTCAATTGCTATGATGGGAAGACTGATCCGGTAGAACACGTCAGCCATTATATTCAGATGATGTCTTTGCATACTCATAACGATGCGCTCATGTGCAAG CCAGTAGACGCGCTCCTGTCAATGAAAATGAGGGCGGGAGAGACCCTCCGTAGTTACGCCAGTCGATATTGGGAGCTATACAACGAGATCGGCAGGGATAACGAAAGGGTGGTGGCAAGCACATTTAGAATGGGGTTGCTTGAGGATTCAGGGCTACGAGAGTCATTGACCAAAAAGCTGCCCGAAGGCATGCGACAACTTATGAAACGCATTGAGGAATACAAACGATTAGAAGATGACCGGCTACAGAGTAAAGGCAAAGCACCGATGATGACTCGTCCTCGGCAGGTAGGTTTCCCATTCAGGCCCTGTGGGGGTCCGGCGATTCAAGAACCGACCACATAA
- the LOC115970275 gene encoding uncharacterized protein LOC115970275, with protein sequence MKFTREPISFDDGDLEGKIQPHDDALVVMARINDFLVKRVMIDQGSGADLMYPDLFKGLGLKKEDLMKHTSPLVGFDGKVVIPRGQISLPVIMGGKEVSVTFTITSSFSSYTAILGRPWIHSMRVVSSTLHVKIKFPTERGVIVIKGDQQAARQCLTAVVNWKQENQISQGEITGQLDGDMEVGRPEQGRVEQEDMSQKNPL encoded by the coding sequence ATGAAGTTTACACGAGAGCCTATCTCGTTTGACGATGGTGATCTAGAGGGGAAAATTCAGCCACATGATGACGCGTTAGTGGTCATGGCCCGGATAAACGACTTCTTAGTAAAAAGAGTGATGATAGACCAGGGAAGCGGGGCCGACTTGATGTACCCCGATCTGTTCAAGGGACTCGGTTTGAAGAAGGAGGACCTCATGAAGCACACTTCACCTTTGGTTGGATTTGATGGCAAAGTAGTGATTCCTAGAGGGCAAATCTCCCTCCCCGTGATTATGGGAGGGAAGGAGGTATCTGTAACATTCACAATAACAAGCTCATTTTCCTCGTATACTGCCATCCTGGGAAGACCATGGATCCACTCAATGAGGGTCGTCTCATCAACATTGCATGTTAAGATAAAATTCCCAACCGAGCGGGGTGTTATTGTAATAAAAGGAGACCAGCAAGCGGCCAGACAATGCCTTACTGCCGTAGTAAACTGGAAGCAGGAGAATCAGATTAGTCAGGGAGAAATCACCGGGCAACTGGATGGAGACATGGAGGTTGGGCGGCCCGAACAAGGGCGCGTTGAACAGGAAGATATGTCCCAGAAAAACCCGTTATAG